A single Lactuca sativa cultivar Salinas chromosome 8, Lsat_Salinas_v11, whole genome shotgun sequence DNA region contains:
- the LOC111903789 gene encoding peroxidase 27-like has product MAIQKHIALLLQFLLVALVFDVANGYPLKLGFYQKTCPRAEAIVKRTTANYIYRAPSLAAALLRMQFHDCFVRGCDGSVLINSTRKNQAEKDGIPNLSLRGFQVIDAAKTAVEAACPGVVSCADILSLVARDAIHQIKGPYWPVPLGRRDGRVSIASESFTLPAPFANITQLKAQFVSKGLSVKDLAVLSGGHTVGISHCSTIATRLYNFTGKGDTDPSLDPRYVPQLKRICFPTDKTTLLAMDPGSSKSFDEDYYSVVLKRRGLFQSDAALLNDKTTSAYVKLQAKSRGYTFFKDFQASMVKMGQIGVLTGKAGEIRRHCALIN; this is encoded by the exons ATGGCAATCCAAAAGCACATTGCACTTCTTCTACAATTTTTGCTTGTTGCTCTTGTTTTTGACGTCGCCAATGGCTATCCGCTAAAGTTAGGGTTCTACCAAAAGACGTGTCCCAGAGCTGAGGCTATTGTAAAAAGGACAACAGCAAACTACATATATCGTGCTCCTTCTCTTGCAGCTGCTTTGCTCCGAATGCAGTTTCATGATTGCTTTGTGAGG GGATGTGATGGTTCAGTGTTGATAAACTCTACAAGAAAAAACCAGGCGGAGAAAGACGGAATTCCAAATCTTTCACTCAGAGGATTTCAAGTTATTGATGCTGCAAAAACTGCTGTAGAAGCCGCATGTCCTGGTGTTGTCTCTTGTGCAGACATCCTATCTTTGGTAGCTCGAGATGCAATCCACCAG ATTAAGGGCCCATATTGGCCAGTGCCATTAGGGAGAAGAGATGGAAGAGTATCAATAGCATCCGAGAGTTTTACACTACCTGCTCCTTTTGCCAACATTACTCAACTCAAAGCACAATTTGTCTCCAAGGGTCTCAGCGTTAAAGACCTGGCCGTTCTTTCAG GAGGACACACCGTGGGGATTTCACACTGCTCTACCATTGCGACCAGGTTGTACAATTTTACAGGCAAAGGCGACACTGATCCATCCCTAGACCCGAGGTACGTACCTCAATTGAAAAGAATATGCTTTCCAACAGACAAAACCACACTCCTTGCAATGGATCCAGGGAGTTCAAAATCATTCGATGAGGACTACTACAGTGTTGTCTTGAAAAGGAGAGGCCTGTTTCAGTCCGATGCTGCACTTCTAAATGACAAAACAACAAGTGCTTATGTCAAGCTTCAAGCTAAGTCTCGTGGCTACACATTCTTTAAAGATTTCCAAGCATCAATGGTGAAAATGGGACAAATTGGAGTTCTTACTGGCAAGGCCGGTGAAATCAGAAGACATTGCGCTCTAATAAACTAA